The Chryseobacterium aureum genome contains a region encoding:
- a CDS encoding PA0069 family radical SAM protein yields MQNENFIKGQGAQRNVVNRFDRYTYEPEDEDFETIKTSFTEVFPKTIVNQVKSEDLPMEYSMNPYQGCEHGCSYCFARPTHEYWGYSAGIDFERKIMVKKNAPELLEKFFQKRGYKAAPILLSGNTDCYQPAEKQFEITRKLLKVCLDYRHPVNILTKNAMVLRDLDILKPMAEQNLVSVSLSIPTINEELRRKMEPRTSSAKNKLKAVEILSENKIPVHVMVAPIIPGLNSDEPLNILKSVSDAGALGFGYTLVRLNDTVEPVFVNWIETHFPDRAQKVLNLIRSMRGGKLGDKRYFERQRGEGNIAEMIHNTFKIGRKKFFEGKEFPKLSTANFTGTRDQQLRLFD; encoded by the coding sequence ATGCAGAACGAAAATTTCATCAAAGGTCAGGGAGCTCAGCGGAACGTTGTCAATCGTTTCGACAGGTATACCTATGAGCCTGAAGATGAAGATTTCGAAACCATAAAAACTTCTTTCACCGAGGTTTTTCCCAAAACCATTGTCAATCAGGTCAAAAGTGAAGACCTCCCGATGGAATATTCCATGAACCCTTATCAGGGGTGTGAGCATGGCTGCTCGTATTGCTTTGCAAGGCCTACCCACGAGTACTGGGGCTATAGTGCCGGAATTGATTTTGAAAGAAAGATCATGGTCAAGAAAAATGCGCCCGAATTACTTGAAAAATTTTTTCAAAAAAGAGGTTATAAAGCTGCTCCTATTCTATTGTCCGGAAATACAGACTGTTATCAGCCTGCCGAAAAACAATTTGAAATCACCAGGAAATTACTGAAGGTATGTCTGGATTACAGGCATCCGGTCAATATTCTGACCAAAAATGCAATGGTCTTGAGAGATCTGGATATTTTAAAGCCGATGGCAGAACAAAATCTGGTCTCTGTTTCTTTAAGTATTCCAACAATCAATGAAGAGCTACGACGAAAGATGGAACCAAGAACAAGCTCAGCAAAAAATAAATTAAAAGCCGTTGAAATTCTTTCTGAAAACAAAATTCCTGTTCATGTAATGGTAGCTCCCATTATTCCGGGGCTCAATAGCGATGAACCATTGAATATATTAAAGTCTGTTTCTGATGCGGGAGCATTGGGATTCGGATACACGCTGGTAAGATTGAATGATACGGTAGAGCCTGTGTTTGTAAATTGGATTGAAACTCATTTTCCGGACAGGGCACAGAAAGTTTTAAATCTTATCCGGTCTATGCGAGGGGGAAAACTTGGGGATAAAAGATATTTTGAAAGACAGAGAGGGGAGGGGAATATTGCAGAAATGATTCATAACACCTTTAAAATTGGTAGAAAGAAGTTTTTTGAAGGTAAAGAATTTCCAAAACTTTCAACCGCCAACTTTACCGGAACCCGGGATCAGCAATTGAGATTGTTTGACTGA